In the genome of Flavobacteriaceae bacterium YJPT1-3, the window GCTTGCCGGAATTAGCTGTAGAGCGGCTGATGCTCTGGGACTGGAAACTGCAGGCCGAATACAAGCAGGGGCTGCAGCCGATTTTCTCCTATTCCCAACTGACGATTACCGGGAAATCACCTACCATCAAGGACAACTCCTGCCCGACTACGTCTTTATTGATGGGCAGGCTGTAAAACAACCAAACCATGAACTTTAAAGCAAGTATTGAACAAGGCATTCCCGCCCAATTACCGCCTCCAAAATCCATGAACCCGGAATGGAGTCACGCTCCGCGTAGAAAGGACAGCCTGAATACGGAAGAAAAGAAATTGGCGTTACGGAATGCATTGCGCTATTTCCCGAAGGCCTGGCATGAGGAATTGGCTGAAGAATTCCTCGAGGAGTTAAAAACCTACGGCCGCATTTACATGTATCGTTTCCAACCGGATTATCCCCTATATGCGCGGCCCCTAACCGAATATCCCGCGCAGTCTTCCCAGGCGGCAGCGATCATGCTGATGATCCAAAACAATCTGGATCCGGCGGTAGCTCAACATCCACAAGAATTGATCACCTATGGTGGCAATGGCGCTGTTTTTCAGAACTGGGCCCAATACCTATTGTGCATGCAATACCTGAGTCAGATGAAGGATGATCAAACCCTGCATCTCTATTCCGGACATCCTATGGGCTTATTTCCCTCGACTCCGGCCGCACCTAGGGTGGTGGTGACCAATGGAATGATGATCCCGAACTATTCCTCGACAGAGGACTGGGAAAAATTCAATGCGCTGGGGGTCACCCAATACGGGCAAATGACCGCCGGATCCTTTATGTACATCGGTCCCCAGGGAATCGTTCACGGTACCACCATCACCGTTTTGAATGCCTTTCGAAAAATTTTAAAGCAAGGAGAGACTGCTGCCGGAAAGATCTTCCTCACCGCCGGTTTAGGGGGGATGAGCGGAGCGCAACCCAAAGCAGGGGTTATCGCCGGTTGCATCACGGTCTGTGCTGAAGTCAATCCTCATGCCGCTCACAAACGCCACGAACAAGGCTGGGTGGATGAGATCATCGAGACCCTACCTGAACTGATCACCCGCTGTCAGCGAGCGATCGAGCATAAGGAGGTCGTCTCTATAGCCTACCTGGGCAATGTTGTTGACGTGTGGGAAGCCTTTTACGAAGAGCAGGTGCCCGTGCATCTGGGATCCGATCAAACTTCGCTGCACAATCCCTGGTCCGGTGGTTATTATCCTGTGGGACTTAGCTTTGAAGAGGCCAATGCCCTAATGCGCGACGATCCGGAGCGCTTTCGCGAAAGCGTACAACAATCCCTGAGACGCCAGGCCAATGCGATCAACAGACATCACCAGCGAGGGACTTACTTCTTTGATTACGGCAATGCCTTCTTACTGGAAGCTTCGCGCGCCGGCGCTGCTGTTATGGCCAATAACGGAGTTGACTTCAAGTATCCCTCCTATGTTCAGGACATACTGGGTCCCATGTGTTTTGATTACGGCTTTGGCCCATTTCGATGGGTCTGTACCTCCGGAAGACCGGAAGATCTTCGTAAAACGGATGAAATTGCGCTTGAGGTCTTATTGGAAATACAGCAGCAGGCCCCGCCAGAGATCGAACAACAATTGCAGGACAACATCACCTGGATCAGAGAGGCCGAAGAACACCAAATGGTCGTGGGCTCTCAGGCTCGAATTCTCTATGCAGACGCAGAAGGTAGGATAGCGATTGCTAAAGCTTTCAATCAGGCCATTGCAGAGGGCACGATCTCCTCAGCTGTGGTGCTGGGACGTGATCACCACGATGTAAGCGGTACAGACTCCCCCTTTCGGGAAACCAGCAACATCTACGACGGCAGCCGATTTACCGCCGATATGGCCATCCACAACGTCATTGGAGACAGTTTTAGAGGAGCCACCTGGGTATCCATCCACAATGGGGGTGGTGTAGGCTGGGGCGAAGTGATCAATGGAGGCTTCGGGCTGGTACTGGACGGCAGTGCAGAAGCAGCACAGCGTCTGGAACGCATGCTCTTTTACGATGTGAATAACGGAATTGCACGCAGAAGCTGGGCCCGTAATGAGGAAGCTCTTTTTGCCATTCAACGCGAAATGAAACGAACACCTGGCTTGCAAGTGACCCTACCCCACGGGGTTGAGGATGACCTGATCAATACTTTAGATATCGAATGAAGCCGTACCAAAAGCCCGATACCACCCTTTGGCGTGGACGCTCAAGTACCTCTCATCGCTATTTGCATGAGAAACTGGAATGCCTGGAACTCGATGCGCTGCCTGACCACACTTCAGAACATCCTGCATTCGTTTTTTTAGGGTACGCCTGTGATGAGGGCGTACGAAGAAATTCAGGACGAACGGGAGCGGTTTTGGGACCTGCAGCCATCCGAAAAACTATGGGCGGTCTTGCCAATCACTGGTCTGAGGAAACGAAGATCTATGATGCAGGCGACATTCGTTGTTTGGATGGGGATCTGGAAGGAGCCCAGGCCGCCATGGCTGAAGCGATCAAATGGGTGGTCGACAAAAATATCTTCCCGATTGTGTTGGGCGGCGGCCATGATCTGGCCTATGCCCATGCTCGAGGCTTGCTAAGAGCTAAGTCTAAAGAACGCTGGGGAATTATTAATCTGGATGCCCATTTTGATTTGAGAATTCCGAAAAATCAAGGCCATTCCGGTTCGCCTTTTTATCAATTGTCTCAGGAGCAAGGAGCATCTTTCCGCTACACTTGTTTGGGCATTCAGCCCGAAGTCAATACCACAGAACTCTTTCAGACGGCAGAGCGAACCGGGACAAGCTTCCTGCTGGCCGATGACTTTCACCTCGATAATCAGGAAAGGATTGTGCGACATCTAGACGCCTTTATCAAAGATCTGGATGCTATTTATCTGACCATCGATCTGGACGGATTCCATTCAGTTTTAGCCCCCGGAGTAAGTGCGCCTTCGCCCATGGGTTTTGATCTCTCAACGGCCTTGTTCGTCTTGGATTATCTTGTAGCGTCCGGAAAATTAAGAAGCATGGACTTAGTTGAACTCAACCCTACCTACGATCGGGATGAGTGTACGGCCCGATTGGCGGGACGCCTGGCCTATCGCCTCATGTACCTGATGCGTTAAAACTTCAATCAGGAATTGGTATCCAGTCGGGTTATTTTAGCTCCGATTTGACGCAAGCGCTCGTCGATGCGCTCATATCCGCGGTCGATCTGTTCAATATTGTGGATGGTACTGGTACCTTTAGCACTAAGAGCAGCGATCAATAAAGAGATACCCGCTCGAATATCCGGGCTGGTCATGGTCGTCGCTTTCAACGTTGATTTGAAATTATGACCAATCACATTGGCGCGGTGCGGATCACACAGAATGATCTTTGCGCCCATGTCGATCAATTTATCGACAAAGAAAAGTCGGCTTTCAAACATCTTCTGATGAATGAGTACCTCCCCTTTGGCCTGCGTAGCTACTACGAGTACAATACTCAGCAGATCTGGCGTAAAACCGGGCCAGGGTGCGTCTGAAATGGTCATGAACGAACCATCGATAAAACTTTCAATGGTATAACCGTCAGTATGCGGAGGAATGTAAATATCGTCTCCCTTGCGCTCGACGGTAATCCCTAACTTGCGAAAGGTATTGGGAATGACTCCCAGGTCGTCCCAGCTCACATTTTTTATGGTGATCTCGCTTTTCGTCATGGCGGCCAAACCGATCCACGAACCGATCTCGATCATGTCGGGTAAAATGCGGTGCTCACATCCTCCCAAATCTTTAACGCCTTCAATATGAAGCATATTTGAACCCACCCCAGTGATCTTGGCTCCCATGCGATTGAGCATCTTGCAGAGCTGCTGTAAATAAGGTTCACAAGCTGCATTATAGATCGTGGTTTTTCCTTTGGCCAGTGCAGCAGCCATGACAATATTCGCGGTACCGGTCACCGAAGCTTCATCCAGAAGCATGTAAGTGCCTTGCAGTCCGTCAGGAGCTTCCACTCCATAAAAACGTTCTTCTTTGTTGTAGCGGAACTGGGCTCCCAGCTTGATAAAACCATCGAAATGCGTATCCAAACGACGTCGCCCGATCTTATCACCACCTGGTCTTGGGATGTACCCTTTTCCAAATCGACCCAGTAGGGGTCCTACGATCATGATGGAACCGCGTAATCCGCTTCCATCCTGCTTGAATTGCTCACTTTCCAGATATTCCAGATTCAATTCATCGCTTTGGAAACTCATTTTTCCCGGTCCCAGTCGTTGAATCTTAACCCCCAAATTGCCCAAAATGTCAATCAACTTATTGACATCTCGAATATCCGGTATGTTTTCAATGAAGACCTTTTCAGGTGTGAGTAGAACGGCACAAAGAATTTGAAGGGCTTCGTTTTTGGCTCCCTGAGGCTGGATCTCTCCTTTCAGTTGGTGGCCTCCCTCGATCTGGAATGTTCCCATGAAATTAGTCGGAGGTTAGCGGCGTTTTTTGCGACCGCGCTTTTTATTACTGTTACTGTTTGATTTTTGAGACTTGCTGCGCAACAGGCGTTGGGCATCGCGTAAGTCTTCATCTTTCGTCTTTAAATTGATCTCTCCATCGCTGAGTTCATAAAGATGGTTGAAGATCACATCGTCATCTACGGTATCCTTATTCCAATTCAGGAAGGATTTTTTCATGTGATTGGCGATGTTGAAGGCCAGCGCTTCGCGCTTATCCCCTTTCTCCCATTTCACGGCCACATCGATCATTCGTTTGATGTTGTTTCCGTAAAAACGGTATTTGGGATGGTTTTGCGGATACGGTAAAGGCTCTGGACGCTGTTCAAGCTCTTCTTTGGATGGTTTTGGATAGGGACTATCTACATCCAATTCAAACTTGGAGATGATGAACAGTTGATCCCAAATTTTATGTTGAAAATCGGGAACGTCACGCAAGTGAGGCTGCAGATTGCCCATGACCGCTACAATGGCCTTAGCCATTTCATTGCGCTTATCACGGTCCTCCTCGGCGATCGCCTGATTCACCATTTTTTGAATATGTCTTCCGTATTCCGGGATGATGAGTTGTTCCCGTTCTGTATTGTATTCTATTGATTCTGTCAAGATTTTGATTTTAGTGAAGAAGTTAGTCCTACTAACTGTGGCAAAATACTAAAAATTGTGTAATGGACCCGCCTTCTGCTTGAATAAAGCGCTTTCTCGAAATTATAGCGAGATCACGCCTTCTACCTTCCCTACTGCTTTGTATTTTTCAATCACTGCGTCCGGATTTTTCATAGTTACGTTGATCGAGACACTGGTGTATTTTCCGTTTCTGGATTCTTTAGTATCAATAACCGCCCCCATATTGTCAAAAATAGCACTGATGGTGTCAATTTTTGAACGGTCAGTAGGCACAATGAATTTGTAAAGGTATGGGGTAGGCCACAGGGAGGTGTCACTCAGTTGTGACTTCAGTTTTTTATAGAAAGCGTCGGCGTCTTTTTTATCACTCATTATTAATAAATATACCACAAAGATAAGGCTTTGCACGGTTTTTATTGTGAGCTTTTAAGTAACTTTGGCCACAAAATCTCCGACTATTGAAGGCAGCGCGAATATTGCTTATTGGTGGACCCTCCACAGGAAAAACTACCCTGATCGAGCATCTGGAACAGCGGCAATTTAAAGTCTATCACGAGGTTTCCCGGCAGGTTACTGCAGCCGCACAACGTGAAGGTATCGACCAACTCTTTCTAACCGATCCTCTCGCTTTCAGCCGGCAACTGCTGGAAGCCCGTATACAGCAACATCAAGATGCCGGAAATCAGAGCGACCCCTTCGTTTTTCTGGATCGCGGCATACCTGATGTAACGGCTTATCTTAACTTTATCGACCAACCCTATCCGGCCTATTTTGATCAGGCCGCCCAAGAATATCGCTACGATCAGGTATTTCTGTTACCGGCCTGGAGCGCTATACACGAGACCGACCAGGAGCGCTACGAAAGCTTTGAAGAGGCCCAACGAATTGAGCAAGAACTCCTCGCGACCTATGAGCGGCACGGGTATTCACCCATTGAGGTGCCCAAAAGTCCTGTAGAACATAGAGCAGATTTTGTCTTAGAACAAATTGATGCAGTCGGAGCCTAATTTAGATACCATACTTTCCACATATTGGGGTCATTCTTCCTTCAGGCCCCAACAACGGGAGATCATCCGTCAGGTTTTACAAGGTAAGGATGCCTTTGCCCTTTTGCCTACCGGCGGAGGTAAATCGGTTTGTTATCAGCTGCCTGCCCTTGTTATGGAAGGCATCACCCTGGTGATTTCTCCCCTCATCGCCTTGATGCAGGATCAGGTAGCTCAACTCAAAGCCAAGAACATCAAAGCCCTGGCGCTCACCAGCGGACTGCGAAAAAGCGAATTGGACACCCGACTTGATAATTGCATTCACGGGAATTATAAATTGCTTTACCTCTCCCCCGAACGCCTGGAACAGGAATTGGTGATTCAGCGCATCAAGCACATGAATATTTCGCTCATCGCCGTTGATGAAGCCCACTGCATTTCGCAATGGGGAAATGATTTCCGACCGGCCTATCGCAAGCTCGCTCAATTGCGGGCCTTAAAACCGGAAGTACCTTGCCTGGCCCTTACTGCCACAGCCACACCCTGGGTGGTTGATGATATTCTGGAGCAATTGGAAATCGATAAAAATGCACTGTTCAAAACTTCCTTTGCCCGGCCTAATTTATCGTATACCGTGCGACCGTTGGAACAAAAACAGGAGAAACTACTGGAGATCCTCAAGCGCTTTAGCGGACCCTCCATTGTCTATGTCAGAAACCGAAAAGCTACGCAGGAAGTGACTGCTTTTTTAGAAAATCGGGGTCTGGCTGCGGCCTATTACCACGGAGGCGTGTCCAATGACCAACGCCTGAAACGGTTCGAGCAGTGGAAAAATGATCATATCCAGGTGATGGTCGCTACCACCGCTTTTGGTATGGGGATCGATAAGGCGAATGTAAAGACCGTGGTCCATATGGAGCTTCCGGAAAGTCTGGAAAGTTATTTTCAGGAGGCAGGAAGAGCAGGACGCGACGGTCAGCGTGCTTATGCGGTCACCCTGCTGAACACTCAGGATGAAATTCGATTGCGCAATCAATTTGAAAAGGGCTTGCCCGAGGTTGCCTTTGTCAAAAAAGTACTTAAAAAACTCTACAGCTACTTTCAGATAGCCTATGGAGAGCAACCGGAAGAGGGGCTTCGTTTCGATTTTAATGATTTTAGGAAGGCCTATGATCTACCCGGACAAAAAACCTATAATGCCTTATTGCTGCTGGATCGACATGGGGTACTCGTACTAAGCCAGGAATTCCAGAAAAAAACCCAGGTTCATTTTGGCTATTCCCATCACCAACTTCAGTTTTATTTGGTGCGGCACCCTCAATATCAAACGGTGACCGAGGCCATTTTACGCATGTACACCGGTCTTTTCGATCAGGTGACGAGCATTCAGTTGGAAGCTATTTCTATCAAAGCCGGGCTAAGTCAGGATGAAGTACATCAAACCTTACTCGAACTTGAAAAAGACGAAGTTTTGCAGTACGATTATCAGCAATTCGATACGCAGATCCAGTTTTTAGTCCCCCGGGAAGACGATCGCACGGTGAATGTCATCGCCAAATCCATCAAAGCACAGAATGCCCTAAAAAAAAGACAGATCCAGGACGTCATTGACTACATGAAAAATGATCATCTTTGCCGAAGTGTTCAACTCCTCTCCTATTTTGGAGAAAAGCAACAGCAGCCCTGTGGCATTTGTGATGTCTGCCGCGATCAGCAGTGGTTTAAAGCGCATAAAAACGCTTTCGCGAAAGCGGAACAAGACATCAAACAGCTACTAGCGCAACAAAGTCTCACTTCGGGAGAACTGGAACAACAGTTGTCGGTTCCTCTTCGTCTCCTCTTGGAAGTATTGGACGATTTATTGAAGGAAGAAGAAATAGAATTAATTTCCCCCAACACATACCGGAAGAAAACATGAGAGAGTTACGCATCGTATTTATGGGAACCCCTGATTTTGCTGTGAGCAGTTTAAAAGCTCTGGAAGAAAGCGAGTGGAAGGTAGTGGGCGTCATTACTGCTCCAGACCGCAAAGCCGGTCGGGGACGCAAATTGCAATCGAGTGCTGTCAAGCAATATGCAGAATCAGTAGGACTGCCCGTGTTGCAACCCACCAATCTAAAGGACGAATCCTTTATCGACGAGCTGAAGGCATTAAAACCCAACTTGCAAGTGGTCGTAGCCTTTAGGATGCTTCCTGAGGTCGTTTGGCGATTGCCCGAATACGGCACCTTCAATTTGCACGCCTCACTTTTACCGCAGTACCGGGGAGCTGCTCCAATCAATTGGGCAGTCATACAGGGAGAACAAGAAAGTGGCGTAACGACTTTTTATATTGACGACAAGATCGATACCGGAGATCTGTTACTACAGGCTAGGGCACCCATTGAGAAAACAGACACGGCAGGAACCCTGCACGATCGATTAGCCGCGTTGGGAAGTCGGCTAGTGCTGGAAACCGTTGAAGCCATTGCAGCAGACCAGATCACCCCTCAGCCACAGCGGGCCTCTGAAGTACTGAGAGCGGCACCCAAGCTGAATAAAGACAATACCCGGATCGACTGGGATGCACCGGCGACCGTGGTCTATAACTTCATCCGGGGATTGAGCCCCTACCCTGCTGCGTGGTCAGCGCTGGATCAGGATGGGGAATTACTGCCTGTTAAAATCTATAAGGTCAGTTTTACAGAGAGCCAGCTTTCAGCGGTTCCAGGCACCCTTCAGATTGAAAATAACACTCTATTAGTGGCTGTTGCCGATGGCTGTTTACAGATTGACGAGTTACAGCTTCCCGGGAAGCGAAAAATGAATTCCAAAGACCTGCTTAACGGCTTTGAATTTAAGGAGAATGCCATATTGCGCTAAAGTCTGAATTGGCGCGGCTTCGCAGAATTTACTCTAATTTAGCCGCCTTTATTAACAAAGCCTCCAAGTTATCAACAAAAACGGGCATTTCACGCGCTATTGCTTGCACGAACCGATTATCCGTATAAATTTGTAGACGTTAAAATAATATTTAACCAACAATTAATTTTTAAATTCAATACTATGAACAAATCTGATTTAATCGATGGAATGGCAGAAAATGCTGGAATCACCAAAGCAGCTGCTAAAAAAGCTTTAGAATCTTTCTTAATTGATATTGAAGGAGCGCTTCAAAAAGGAAAGCGTGTTTCTTTAGTAGGTTTTGGATCTTTCTCTGTTTCTCGACGTGCAGCTCGTGAGGGCCGTAATCCACAGACCGGTAAGACGATCAAAATCAAAGCGAAAAACGTGGTGAAATTCAAAGCAGGATCTGATCTTAACGACGCGATCAACTAAGCATAGTTTCCCCATATAAATGCTAAGGCCCTTGTCATTGACAGGGGCTTTTTTGTATACACAAGTAAAAAATTGTTTTGCCGTTAGGGTTTAATTACTTAGATTTAGTAGCAATATGTAGAGGTATGACGATAAATAAACCATCCAATGGTCGATTGCTCATCGCAGAACCATCCATTATCGGTGACGTCTCCTTTAATCGATCGGTCGTACTTCTCGCTGATCATTCCCACGAAGGTTCGGTAGGTTTTATCCTGAATAAACCGCTGGATTGCACCATCAAAGATCTTATTCCCGAGCTGAAAGTAGACTTCAAGGTTTACAATGGAGGCCCTGTAGAACAGGACAATTTGTACTTTATTCATAAGGTGCCAGAGCTTATTCCGGACAGCATCGAAATTGCCGAAGGTATTTACTGGGGTGGACACTTTGAGACCGTGGTCGAACTTATAGAAGCCGGACATCTCACCCAAAATGAGATCTGTTTCTTTCTGGGTTATTCCGGTTGGGAATCCCGACAGCTGGATCAGGAGTTGGAATCCCATTCCTGGATCGTGGCAGAAAATGTGCACAAAAAGAATATTTTCGGGAAATGCCAGCCTACCTTTTGGCGGGAAAAAATGATCGAGCTGGGTGGCGACTATCTTCTTTGGTCCAATGCTCCTGAAAATCCGGCTTACAACTAGCCTAAACGCGCTTTTACATTCAATTTTCTTAACAGGGCTTCGGCAACGGTAGCCGTGTACTCTTTTTTGCGGTATTTCGTGATGGGCTGGATGCCTTGAATGGCATTGGTCAGGAATAATTCATCGGCTTGCTGCAATTCAAAAGGGGAAATAGCAGCTTCTTCCAGGGTATATTCCGGCATCAATTGGATGATCCCCATCAATTGTTTACGAATGATCCCACGGAGACAACCGGACGCTAAAGGGGCCGTTTTAATGGTATTGCCTTTGACCACAAACAAATTCCCGCTCAATCCTTCCACCACTTCTTTATGCTGATTGATCAGCAGGCAATTTTGAAATCCGTTTTCACGCGCATAGATACTCCCCGTAATGTGGATCATCTTATTGGTCGTTTTTAGCGTGCTGAGCAGATCAGGATTGACATAGTGATCCTTATACAGTTCCACCTCATAAGGAGCCTTGGAAAGCGTGTAGAAAGGATCCGGTAGCGCTTTCGCGAAAGCAAAATAAGACACGGTATTGTCATCCGGAAGATACAGTCCCCCACCATTTCTGTACACCGTTAGGCGAACACGGGCAGCCTGTTTTTCCAGGGCATTGGCCTTCACCAGATCGAGAAGTTCCTGCTCCAGGAACTCTGGTGTGAATTTCATCGGTATCTCCATACGTAAGATGCGCATGGACGCCATGAGTCGGAAATAGTGATCTTCCCAAAACAAGACCTTCCCGGCCTGTACGCGCATCGTTTCGAAGAGCGCATCTCCATAAAGCATGGCGCGGTTTTCGAGATCAATGTGTTGATCTTCCTGTAGCTTACCGTTAGTATTGATCATAAAAAATCCCTTTTTACGCTAGCAAAAAGGGCAAAGATAGGTATAGAATATCCGCTTAAACCGATCCGATCACATGTTTTAATTCAGAAATCTGATTCTCCCAGAACATCTTACTTTCTTCCACCTCATCCTCTTCGGCAAAGTCGGTGATGATCAAAGAAACATCCTTGGTGATTTCGTCCACCTGAATGCGTAATTCAAAGAAGTAAGGATTACCTTCTTCCTCATCGTCCATCCATCGGAACTTAATGCGTTCATCCGTTTTACGGCTTAGCAATTTGGCTTTCTCTTCGCTTCCTTCCCAAATGAAGGTATAGAATTCACCACGAGAATTAACATTATCGGCAAACCACTCAGACATGCCTGAAGGAGTGGCCATATATTGAAAGAGTAAAGAGGGAGAGGCATGCACCACAAACTCGATTTCGTATTTTATTTTATCGTCCATTGGTTTTTGTTGAATGCCCAATATATATATAAAATGTTTTCCCTAAAAAGATTGCTAACGGTTTATTTTCAGATGGGGGTTTGCGCTACCGGTTTTTGTTATTATATTTGCACCCGCTTAGTCGAACAGGGCGTTTTGGACGTCCCGACGAAAGTGGTATGGCGAGGTAGCTTCCGCCTCCGTTACACTACGTACGGACAGGCAGCTTCGCTTAAGAATGAGAAAATATTTGATAATGGCGAGGTAGCTCAGCTGGTTAGAGCGTCGGATTCATAACCCGGAGGTCGGGGGATCGTGCCCCCCTCTCGCTACAAAAAAAAGGTCAGTAAATTACTGACCTTTTTTTATTGAAATTAGGGGAATTCTTATAGCGAATACGTCAATCGAAACGTTACAAACCGGGGTTGTATAAACGTTTCTGAACTGAAAACAGATATTTGATTGGCGCTGTTACGCACCTGACTGTCTATATTCAATAAATTTGTTGCTTTGAGTTCGTACTCCCATTTAGCATCCCGGTCTTTGCGATAAGCGATAGACGCATTCCAGTTTTGGAAACTCTGTGAGTTTCCCTCTGATAGTCTTTGTGTGGTATAGCTATAATCAGATCTCACGGTAACTGATTTCCAGATGTAGGCATCCACGTCTATACTTGGTGATTGCGTGATAAAGGTGGTTTTTCGTCCACCTTGATTATTATCGGCTACACTATAGCGATAGGTTAGGTTCACATTAGGAGCCACTTTGAAATTGGTGCGTATACCCGGCGTGTACGATTGGGTAAAACCTTCGTTAAGGGAGCGTTCCCCTTGAATAAACTGATTGATTTTGGTGTAGTTGAAACTCGCATTTAGTGTCGCTCTTATCTTACCAAACGTCCGTTGCACACGTCCAAAAACATTAGCCGTTTCATCGGCAAATGCCGAATTGAAAAACGTACTCGTTCTGATAACATTTTCAAAATCCGTTAAACT includes:
- a CDS encoding START-like domain-containing protein produces the protein MDDKIKYEIEFVVHASPSLLFQYMATPSGMSEWFADNVNSRGEFYTFIWEGSEEKAKLLSRKTDERIKFRWMDDEEEGNPYFFELRIQVDEITKDVSLIITDFAEEDEVEESKMFWENQISELKHVIGSV
- a CDS encoding aminotransferase class IV; its protein translation is MINTNGKLQEDQHIDLENRAMLYGDALFETMRVQAGKVLFWEDHYFRLMASMRILRMEIPMKFTPEFLEQELLDLVKANALEKQAARVRLTVYRNGGGLYLPDDNTVSYFAFAKALPDPFYTLSKAPYEVELYKDHYVNPDLLSTLKTTNKMIHITGSIYARENGFQNCLLINQHKEVVEGLSGNLFVVKGNTIKTAPLASGCLRGIIRKQLMGIIQLMPEYTLEEAAISPFELQQADELFLTNAIQGIQPITKYRKKEYTATVAEALLRKLNVKARLG
- a CDS encoding YqgE/AlgH family protein, whose protein sequence is MTINKPSNGRLLIAEPSIIGDVSFNRSVVLLADHSHEGSVGFILNKPLDCTIKDLIPELKVDFKVYNGGPVEQDNLYFIHKVPELIPDSIEIAEGIYWGGHFETVVELIEAGHLTQNEICFFLGYSGWESRQLDQELESHSWIVAENVHKKNIFGKCQPTFWREKMIELGGDYLLWSNAPENPAYN